TGTCCCGTGACGAACTGATCGCGGGCAATGCTTTTGTCGAGGCGGGAACCTTCCTGGCGATTCTTCTCGGGACCATCGCCAGCGGACTGGTGGTCCTGCGCGATCATGGGGTTGAAATCATCATGGGCGCCATCGTGGCCCTTGCCGTGGCCGGGTGGTATTTCAGCCGTTACATTCCCAAAGCCCCGGCCCCGGCGCCGACACTGGTGATCGATGCCCATTTTTTTCGCGGTACCGCCGCGATTCTCCGGCAGACCTCCGAACGGCGGGAGGTGTTTCTCGCCATTTTGGGCATTTCCTGGTTCTGGCTGGTCGGCGCAACCTATCTGACACAGTTTCCCACCTTCGCCAAGGACATCATCGGCGGCAACGAGGAGATCGTGGTCCTGTTCCTGACGGTCTTCTCCGTGGGGATCGGTCTGGGATCCCTGATGTGCAACCGCCTCCTGAAGGGAAAGGTAAGTGCCCGGTATGTCCCCCTGGGGGCGCTGGGAATGGCCCTGTTTTCCATCGACCTGGTGACCGCAAGCCGGGGGGTGGTCGCCGGGGATACCCTCATCGGGGTGATCGCGTTTCTCGACCATCCGGTCCATTGGCGCATCCTGTTGGATCTTCTGGGAATGGCCATTGCCGCGGGGATCTATATCGTTCCCCTCTACGCCATCATGCAAACCGGGGGCGCGGAAGAAAATCGTTCGCGGATCATCGCCGGAAACAATATCATGAATGCCCTGTTCATGGTGATCTCGGCGGTTGCGACCATTGGGCTTCTGTCGCTGGGATTTTCCATTCCCGGGATTTTTCTGGTCATGGCGATCGCCAATCTTCTGGTCGCTTTCCACATTTGCCGGCTGTTGCCCGAGGCGTTAATCAAGACGCTCCTGGCCCGGTTGTTCGGCGTGCTCTACCGGGTCCAATGCGAGGGGTGGCACCATTGGGAGTCGGTCGGTCCGCGGGCGGTCGTGGTGGTCAATCATGTTTCGTTTCTCGACGCGGCGCTGCTTGCGACCTATCTGCCGGCGACCCCGATCTTTGCCATCCATTCCCGTATGGCCCTGCGCTGGTGGGTGCGTCCGTTCCTGCGTCTGATCGATACCTTCCCTCTGGACCCAACCAGTCCCTTCGCCATCAAATCGTTGGCCAGAAAGGTGCGCGAGGGACGGCACTGCGTCATCTTCCCCGAGGGACGCATCACCGTCACCGGCGCCTTGATGAAGATCTACGAAGGGCCGGGGTTGATCGCCGATCGCGCCGATGCCCAACTGGTTCCCATCCGTATCGATGGCGCCCAGTATACCCCTTTTTCCCGCCTCCGCGGCAAAGTGCGCCTCCGCTGGTTTCCCCGGATCACCCTGACCATGCTTCCGCCACGACGTTTCGAAATCGATGATGCCGTCAAGGGACGCGGACGGCGGCAGATGCTTGGGCAACAGTTGTATGACCTCCTGAGCGCAATGGTCTTTGCCACCAGTCGTTGGCAACAAACTCTGGATGCCGCTCTGCTGGAGGCGAGACGGATCCATGGTGGTGGCTTCGAGGTGTTGGAGGACATTCAACGCCAACCGATGACCTATGATCGCCTGATCACCGCCAGCCGGGTTCTGGGGCGGCGTCTGCGCCATTTTGGCGAACCGGGCGGGGTGGTGGGGTTGTTGTTGCCCAATGCCGTGGCCTCGGTCGTGGCGTTCTTCGGTCTCCATGTCGCTGGACGGGTGCCGGCGATGCTCAATTTTTCCACGGGTCTGGGCACCATGCGTCATGCCTGTGCCGCAGCCCGGATTCCGGTTGTCGTGACCTCGCGCCGCTTCGTCGCCATGGCGCACCTTGAATCGGTGATCGATGGATTGGCGGCAACGGTCGAGATCGTTTATCTGGAAGATGTCGTCGCGGCCCTGGGGGTGTCGGACCGGGTGTTGGGGTGGCTTCGCGGGCGGTGGGACCTCTGGATGGGGCGGGAGCGGGGCGATCATGAGGCAGCGGCGGTCATTCTGTTCACCTCCGGATCGGAAGGGGTTCCCAAGGGGGTGGTCCTCGGTCATGGCAATCTGCTGGCCAACTGCCGGCAACTGAGCGCCCGCGTCGATTACAATCCGACCGACATCGTGTTCAATGCCCTGCCCATTTTTCACTCTTTCGGTCTTACGGGGGGGATGCTTCTGCCGGTCCTCTCGGGAATCAAATCATTTCTCTATCCATCGCCGCTGCACTACCGCATTGTCCCGGAAATGGTCTACGACTGTAACGCCACCATCCTCTTCGGCACCGATACGTTCCTCAAGGGGTATGCCCGCGTTTCCAATCCTTATGACTATTACAGTGTCCGTTATGTTTTCGCCGGGGCCGAGAAGGTCAAGGAGGATACCCGAAGGCTCTGGATGGAGCGGTTTGGCCTGCGGATCTTCGAAGGATATGGCGCTACCGAAACCGCTCCGGCCCTGGCGATCAATACCGCCATGCACTACCAATCGGATACGGTGGGACGGTTTCTTCCGGGAATTCATTTCCGCATCGAACCGGTTCCCGGCATCGAGGAGGGTGGGCGGCTCTTGGTGTCGGGTCCCAATGTGATGAAAGGGTATCTGCGCGTCGAACGACCTGGACAGTTGGAACCCCCTCCCGATGGCTGGTACGATACCGGCGACATCGTGACGGTCGATGCCGCGGGGTATGTCCGCATCCTCGGGCGGGCCAAACGGTTTGCCAAACTGGCGGGGGAAATGGTTTCCCTGGTGGCGGTGGAAGGGCATGCCGCCTCTTTGTGGCCGGGTCATCTTCACGCTGTCGTTGCGGTGGCGGATGCGAAAAAAGGGGAACAACTGGTCCTGATGACCGATTGTCCCACGGCCAACAGAAACGATTGGCTCGTGGATGCCCGGAAAAAGGGGGTGACCGAATTGATGATCCCAAGACGAATTGTGATCGTTTCCTCGGTTCCGATATTGGGGACGGGTAAATTCGATTATGTCGCCATCGGGCAACAGGTAGCCGGCATGGCCGATGGGGAATGAGGTTTTTTTCGCGAGCCCGATCTTCTCGCGGCGTTTGCGAAAAGACCGGGCTTTATCGCGGATGACAGGCTGCGATGTTCCGTGGAATCACTCGATTCCGACTTTTTTGGCGGCTTCCAGAAGCATTTCGTCGCCATGATCCGCACACCGTTTCATCAGGTTTTCGGCAAATTGCTCGAATCCTTTCCAGTTGAGAACGCCATCTCCCGATACACCACTGAGATAGCCATCGAGCCACATCAGAACGGCTCCGACATCCTCTTCGCTGGAATTGGCGACTTCTCCGATGAAGGCCGAACAGGTGAAACTGGAAAAATCGATGTTCTGGTTGGCGCTTTTTTTCCCCTTGGCAACAACGGGACCGGAAAAGGTCACAAGGAGGGTCACGGTCAGGAACAAGATGCCGATTGATTTTTTCAAGATGGTTTCTCCTATGGGAAGAACAGGGTGGTTGAAAATAAAGATGAGTTTTGACTACAGGCCGATGCGATGATCGGCTGGGGTCGAAGTGATCGTTGCGGCACTTTATGTACTTTACCCGGGACTGACCGCAAGGGATAATGCGGCGCACCATGTGCTTCCCATGGTTGCAATCGATTTTTTGGTTGCGACGTAGCCGACCTATGGTAGATTCC
The window above is part of the Magnetococcales bacterium genome. Proteins encoded here:
- a CDS encoding acyl-[ACP]--phospholipid O-acyltransferase, whose product is MRAGGKNRLLLSRRLGPLFATQFLGALNDNVYKNALVMLITYRMADAAGMDARILVSLAGGLFILPFFLFSALAGQLADRSEKSRLIRWIKLAEIVIMSLGVVGFVRNDPWMLLGILFLMGAQSAFFGPVKYAILPDHLSRDELIAGNAFVEAGTFLAILLGTIASGLVVLRDHGVEIIMGAIVALAVAGWYFSRYIPKAPAPAPTLVIDAHFFRGTAAILRQTSERREVFLAILGISWFWLVGATYLTQFPTFAKDIIGGNEEIVVLFLTVFSVGIGLGSLMCNRLLKGKVSARYVPLGALGMALFSIDLVTASRGVVAGDTLIGVIAFLDHPVHWRILLDLLGMAIAAGIYIVPLYAIMQTGGAEENRSRIIAGNNIMNALFMVISAVATIGLLSLGFSIPGIFLVMAIANLLVAFHICRLLPEALIKTLLARLFGVLYRVQCEGWHHWESVGPRAVVVVNHVSFLDAALLATYLPATPIFAIHSRMALRWWVRPFLRLIDTFPLDPTSPFAIKSLARKVREGRHCVIFPEGRITVTGALMKIYEGPGLIADRADAQLVPIRIDGAQYTPFSRLRGKVRLRWFPRITLTMLPPRRFEIDDAVKGRGRRQMLGQQLYDLLSAMVFATSRWQQTLDAALLEARRIHGGGFEVLEDIQRQPMTYDRLITASRVLGRRLRHFGEPGGVVGLLLPNAVASVVAFFGLHVAGRVPAMLNFSTGLGTMRHACAAARIPVVVTSRRFVAMAHLESVIDGLAATVEIVYLEDVVAALGVSDRVLGWLRGRWDLWMGRERGDHEAAAVILFTSGSEGVPKGVVLGHGNLLANCRQLSARVDYNPTDIVFNALPIFHSFGLTGGMLLPVLSGIKSFLYPSPLHYRIVPEMVYDCNATILFGTDTFLKGYARVSNPYDYYSVRYVFAGAEKVKEDTRRLWMERFGLRIFEGYGATETAPALAINTAMHYQSDTVGRFLPGIHFRIEPVPGIEEGGRLLVSGPNVMKGYLRVERPGQLEPPPDGWYDTGDIVTVDAAGYVRILGRAKRFAKLAGEMVSLVAVEGHAASLWPGHLHAVVAVADAKKGEQLVLMTDCPTANRNDWLVDARKKGVTELMIPRRIVIVSSVPILGTGKFDYVAIGQQVAGMADGE